The following coding sequences are from one Mycoplasma mycoides subsp. capri window:
- the pepF gene encoding oligoendopeptidase F yields MKRPEALKEYKWDFDYLYKNQDEWKKDLNYLVEISKEFKNFKNKLHEKETFLKCLDLEEKVDFITNKLSTYTRMGDTNQADEVYRTLEALLMNVLQDIEIETSFISPETKKIGFETISKWLKETKDYQRYLYGYKKFFEQAKHILSEHDEELLSKISKGYTAISGMYDTLAYADRQEETINYKGVDQVLTNSLFLEILQDSDPIKDQDLRLKASEIFSKNFSLKKHSFALIYEGILQSDHEDTKLRNYDSSLQASLSSDSVPVDIYLKLLEVGKKYIKPLEDFLLLTKKHFKLDKFYPSDRQLKLVKEYNQTFTVEQAKEHIKKALSILGEEYLKNLEIAWGPNKIDYYEDTNKRDGAYSTGGHGVDPIILMNWDDKLNSVNTLAHECGHSVHTLFSEQNQVYPLSQYPIILAEVASTINEHLLFDYMYKNTKSKEEKIYLLQERIFNLVSTFYRQIQFADFEYRASQLVSKQTPLTSEVLNNLFKEVETDYGYKVFDKLDDNIKSGYGWPRISHFFHSPFYVYKYAIDVTASYKLYDDIKKGNIQTTLDFLKAGGHKEPLEIMLDAGIDFNKEQTYLPLINGISEHIKELEELLKE; encoded by the coding sequence ATGAAAAGACCTGAAGCTTTAAAAGAATATAAATGAGATTTTGATTATTTGTATAAAAATCAAGATGAATGAAAAAAAGATTTAAATTATTTAGTTGAGATTTCTAAAGAATTTAAAAATTTTAAAAATAAATTACATGAAAAAGAAACTTTTTTAAAATGTTTAGATTTAGAAGAAAAAGTTGATTTTATTACAAACAAGCTTTCAACTTATACAAGAATGGGAGACACTAATCAAGCTGATGAAGTTTATAGAACTTTAGAGGCTTTATTAATGAATGTCTTACAAGATATTGAAATCGAAACTTCTTTTATTTCACCAGAAACTAAAAAAATTGGTTTTGAAACTATTTCTAAATGATTAAAAGAAACTAAAGATTATCAAAGATATTTATATGGTTATAAAAAATTCTTTGAACAAGCAAAACACATTTTAAGTGAACATGATGAAGAATTATTATCAAAAATATCTAAAGGTTATACTGCAATTTCAGGAATGTATGACACTTTAGCTTATGCTGATAGACAAGAAGAAACAATTAATTATAAAGGTGTTGATCAAGTTCTAACTAATTCTTTATTTTTAGAAATTCTACAAGATTCAGATCCAATTAAAGATCAAGACTTAAGACTAAAAGCAAGTGAAATCTTTTCAAAAAACTTCAGTTTAAAAAAACATAGTTTTGCTTTAATTTATGAAGGAATTTTACAATCAGATCATGAAGATACTAAATTAAGAAATTATGATTCAAGTCTACAAGCTAGTTTAAGCTCTGATTCAGTTCCTGTTGATATTTATTTAAAACTTTTAGAAGTTGGTAAAAAATATATTAAACCTTTAGAAGATTTTTTATTACTAACTAAAAAACATTTTAAATTAGATAAATTTTATCCAAGTGATAGACAATTAAAACTTGTTAAAGAATATAATCAAACATTTACAGTTGAACAAGCAAAAGAACATATTAAAAAAGCATTAAGTATATTAGGTGAAGAATATTTAAAAAATCTAGAAATTGCTTGAGGACCAAACAAAATCGATTATTATGAAGATACTAATAAAAGAGATGGTGCTTATTCAACTGGTGGACATGGTGTTGATCCAATTATTTTAATGAACTGAGATGATAAATTAAATTCAGTTAACACTTTAGCTCATGAATGTGGGCACTCTGTTCACACTTTATTTTCAGAACAAAACCAAGTTTATCCACTAAGTCAATATCCAATTATTCTAGCTGAAGTAGCTTCAACTATTAATGAACACTTATTATTTGATTATATGTATAAAAACACTAAGTCAAAAGAAGAAAAAATTTACTTATTACAAGAAAGAATCTTTAATTTAGTTTCAACATTTTATAGACAAATTCAATTTGCTGATTTTGAATATAGAGCAAGCCAACTAGTAAGTAAGCAAACTCCTTTAACTAGTGAAGTTTTAAATAATTTATTTAAAGAAGTTGAAACTGATTATGGTTATAAAGTATTTGACAAATTAGATGATAATATCAAATCAGGTTATGGATGACCTAGAATTAGTCATTTTTTCCACTCACCATTTTATGTTTATAAATATGCAATTGATGTAACTGCTAGTTATAAATTATATGATGATATTAAAAAAGGAAACATTCAAACTACACTTGACTTTTTAAAAGCAGGTGGACATAAAGAACCTTTAGAAATTATGTTAGATGCTGGTATTGATTTTAATAAAGAACAAACTTATTTACCTTTAATTAATGGAATATCAGAACATATTAAAGAATTAGAAGAATTATTAAAAGAATAA
- a CDS encoding GntR family transcriptional regulator, whose amino-acid sequence MQDKKNKEITERQKIVNYLLDLIEHKKVDLKTPLPSEYFLVTKFKVSRGTVRSAFSDLKTKGLIKSSKGAGYFINPDFSFNRIKSIRNQLLSNKQEVIIETELDTSNLITIIHKLHLNLDINPDDYFSYIKVFYVNDLPVRYAKSFINKNLFENEIDSEKIRSSLIEYLEQNNIEPFKLTCVLESKLKDQMTRNLLVDNHQDYVICRYSILYDKDDNIVEITQHTINIDHFETSYIKYL is encoded by the coding sequence ATGCAAGACAAGAAAAATAAAGAAATCACAGAACGTCAAAAAATTGTTAACTACTTATTAGATCTAATAGAACATAAAAAAGTTGATTTAAAAACTCCTTTACCAAGTGAATATTTTTTAGTAACTAAATTTAAAGTAAGTAGAGGTACTGTTAGAAGTGCATTTTCTGATTTAAAAACTAAAGGTTTAATTAAATCATCTAAAGGTGCTGGTTATTTTATTAATCCTGATTTTTCTTTTAACAGAATTAAATCAATTAGAAATCAATTATTATCTAACAAACAAGAAGTGATTATTGAAACTGAATTAGATACTAGTAATTTAATCACTATTATTCATAAATTACATTTAAATCTTGATATTAATCCAGATGATTATTTTTCATATATTAAAGTATTTTATGTAAATGATCTACCAGTAAGATATGCAAAATCATTTATAAATAAAAATTTATTTGAAAATGAAATTGATAGTGAAAAAATTAGAAGTTCATTAATTGAATATCTAGAACAAAATAATATTGAACCTTTCAAATTAACTTGTGTATTAGAATCAAAACTAAAAGATCAAATGACTAGAAATCTTTTAGTTGATAATCACCAAGATTATGTAATTTGCCGATATTCAATCTTATATGATAAAGACGATAATATAGTTGAAATTACTCAACACACAATTAATATAGATCACTTTGAAACTTCTTATATTAAGTATTTATAA
- a CDS encoding glycoside hydrolase family 13 protein, whose protein sequence is MANYWWKNTVVYEMYLQSFKDSNNDGIGDLDGAIEKLEYLKELGIGAIWLTPIYDSPLVDNGYDISNYQSINQIYGGLEKFKKFVDKANELNIGIIMDLVLNHTSDQHEWFKQSRSSKTNPYRDYYIWRDQPNDITSAFGGSAWTYDQTTNQYYFHMFAKEQPDLNWENPKVREEIAKMVKWWCDFGIMGFRLDVIELLGKKIDQKILSNGPMLHKYIQDLRKNSWDSNEFLTVGECWSADIDHAIQYSNEKNEEFSMVFNFEPITSFFNKINKYKTMDVDFLEFKQIYQKWQQGLHNKGWSGLFLSNHDLPRMVSRYGNDHKYRIDSAKTLLTTFFLMQGTPFIHQGDEIGMTNVKWTDLNKYKDVEIKNTYQSEVLEKQVLTYDEFIDGILVNSRDHARTPYQWDDSLYAGFSNHQPWIDINDNYKEINAKNDLKNPDGVYHYLKKLIKFREESSYSQLIIDAKFELLDPNNDKLFAYTRIDQNKSIKIIANWSDEQVDISHLINDYNKIILNTQVDFKQNTLKPWQTIVVE, encoded by the coding sequence ATGGCAAATTACTGATGGAAAAATACTGTAGTTTATGAAATGTATCTTCAATCATTTAAAGATTCAAATAATGATGGAATTGGTGATTTAGATGGTGCTATAGAAAAATTAGAGTATTTAAAAGAACTAGGAATTGGTGCTATTTGATTAACTCCAATTTATGATTCTCCACTTGTAGATAATGGGTATGATATTTCAAATTATCAATCTATTAATCAAATTTATGGTGGATTAGAAAAGTTTAAAAAATTTGTTGATAAAGCTAATGAGTTAAATATTGGCATAATTATGGATCTAGTTTTAAACCATACTTCAGATCAACATGAATGATTTAAACAATCAAGATCATCAAAAACTAATCCATATCGTGATTATTATATTTGAAGAGATCAACCTAATGATATTACTTCAGCTTTTGGTGGGTCTGCTTGAACTTATGATCAAACTACAAATCAATATTATTTTCATATGTTTGCAAAAGAACAACCTGATCTAAATTGAGAAAATCCTAAGGTTAGAGAAGAAATTGCAAAAATGGTTAAGTGATGATGTGATTTTGGAATTATGGGATTTAGATTAGATGTAATTGAGTTACTTGGTAAAAAAATTGATCAAAAGATTTTATCTAATGGTCCAATGTTACATAAATATATTCAAGATCTAAGAAAAAACAGTTGAGATTCAAATGAGTTTTTAACAGTTGGTGAATGTTGATCAGCAGATATTGATCACGCAATTCAATATTCAAATGAAAAAAACGAAGAATTTTCAATGGTGTTTAACTTTGAACCAATTACTAGTTTTTTTAACAAAATTAATAAATATAAAACTATGGATGTTGACTTTTTAGAATTTAAACAAATTTATCAAAAATGACAACAAGGTTTACATAATAAAGGATGATCTGGATTATTTTTATCAAATCATGATTTACCAAGAATGGTGTCAAGATATGGAAATGATCATAAATATCGAATTGATTCAGCAAAAACTTTACTAACAACTTTCTTTTTAATGCAAGGTACTCCTTTTATTCACCAAGGTGATGAAATTGGAATGACTAATGTTAAATGAACAGATTTAAATAAGTATAAAGATGTTGAGATTAAAAATACTTATCAAAGTGAAGTTTTAGAAAAACAAGTTTTAACTTATGATGAATTTATTGATGGAATTTTAGTAAATAGTAGAGATCATGCTAGAACTCCATATCAATGAGATGATAGTTTATATGCTGGATTTAGTAATCATCAACCTTGAATTGATATAAACGATAATTATAAAGAAATTAATGCTAAAAATGATCTAAAAAATCCTGATGGTGTTTATCATTATTTAAAAAAATTAATTAAATTTAGAGAAGAAAGTAGTTATTCTCAATTAATTATTGATGCTAAATTTGAATTATTAGATCCAAATAATGATAAGTTATTTGCATACACTAGAATTGATCAAAATAAATCAATTAAAATAATTGCTAATTGAAGTGATGAACAAGTAGATATAAGTCATTTAATAAATGATTATAATAAAATTATTTTAAATACTCAAGTAGATTTTAAACAAAATACTTTAAAACCTTGACAAACAATCGTTGTTGAATAA